Proteins encoded together in one Balaenoptera ricei isolate mBalRic1 chromosome 2, mBalRic1.hap2, whole genome shotgun sequence window:
- the LOC132360275 gene encoding NADH dehydrogenase [ubiquinone] 1 beta subcomplex subunit 2, mitochondrial-like: protein MSALTRLAPLARVGGHFFRGRHTGAAGGAGVRHAGGGVHIEPQYRQFPQLTRSQVIKAEFFSATMWFWILWHFWHDSDAVLGHFPYPDPSQWTDEELGILSDDED from the coding sequence ATGTCGGCTTTGACGCGTCTAGCGCCTTTAGCGCGCGTTGGAGGCCACTTCTTCAGGGGCCGCCACACGGGGGCGGCTGGAGGCGCTGGAGTCCGTCATGCTGGTGGAGGTGTGCATATCGAGCCCCAGTACAGACAGTTTCCCCAGCTGACCAGATCCCAGGTGATCAAGGCAGAGTTCTTCAGTGCAACCATGTGGTTCTGGATTCTCTGGCACTTTTGGCATGACTCAGATGCCGTGCTGGGTCACTTTCCATATCCAGATCCTTCCCAATGGACGGATGAAGAATTAGGTATCCTTTCTGATGATGAAGACTGA